One genomic region from Vannielia litorea encodes:
- a CDS encoding Rrf2 family transcriptional regulator, translated as MKLSTKGRYAMVALADLALSQKGESTALVSLSEISKRQSISLSYLEQLFVKLRQAGLVESVRGPGGGYRLARCPEEIRVAEVLEAVDETVSALHTGAGSKGAVSGSRAQSMVNRLWEGLSSHVYVYLHQATLASVIEKPMATCPAVPNFFMVVDEEEAEAEA; from the coding sequence TTGAAGCTCTCGACCAAAGGACGCTACGCGATGGTTGCGCTGGCCGACCTCGCCCTGTCGCAGAAGGGTGAGTCCACGGCGCTGGTGTCGCTTTCAGAAATTTCCAAGCGGCAGAGCATCTCTCTGTCGTATCTCGAACAGCTTTTCGTGAAGCTCCGGCAGGCCGGGCTGGTGGAGAGCGTACGCGGGCCGGGGGGCGGCTATCGGCTGGCCCGCTGCCCCGAAGAGATCCGCGTGGCCGAGGTGCTGGAAGCGGTGGATGAGACCGTGAGCGCGCTGCACACCGGGGCAGGCTCCAAGGGTGCCGTCTCGGGCAGCCGGGCGCAGAGCATGGTCAACCGGCTGTGGGAGGGGCTTTCCTCCCATGTTTACGTTTACCTGCATCAGGCCACGCTGGCCTCGGTGATCGAAAAGCCGATGGCGACCTGCCCGGCGGTGCCCAACTTCTTCATGGTGGTGGACGAGGAAGAGGCGGAGGCCGAGGCGTGA
- a CDS encoding HD domain-containing protein — MAISGAGAPTPDRTPDLDRQIAFLTEACKLRGIERASKLADGSRHENSGEHSWHLALFALVLEGEAPEGVDINRVIRMALIHDLVEIDAGDAPIFEAGLDQAEIEAAEAAAADRIFGMLPEAQGAALRALWDEFEAAETADARFAKALDRFQPPVLNLANGGASWTPFNVGYGQVEARLRPPIERGAPTLWGWIGPRIRAFFAGEAS, encoded by the coding sequence ATGGCCATTAGCGGCGCCGGCGCCCCTACCCCCGATCGCACCCCCGATCTCGACCGGCAGATCGCCTTTCTGACCGAGGCCTGCAAGCTGCGCGGCATCGAGCGGGCCTCCAAGCTGGCCGACGGCTCGCGGCACGAGAACTCGGGCGAGCACTCGTGGCATCTCGCGCTCTTCGCGCTGGTGCTGGAGGGTGAGGCGCCCGAAGGGGTCGATATCAACCGGGTGATCCGCATGGCGCTGATCCACGATCTGGTGGAGATCGACGCAGGCGATGCGCCGATCTTCGAGGCCGGGCTGGACCAGGCCGAGATCGAGGCCGCCGAGGCCGCCGCCGCCGACCGCATCTTCGGGATGCTCCCCGAGGCGCAGGGCGCGGCGCTGCGGGCGCTCTGGGACGAGTTCGAGGCGGCAGAGACCGCCGATGCGCGCTTTGCCAAGGCGTTGGACCGCTTTCAGCCCCCGGTGCTGAACCTCGCCAACGGCGGCGCAAGCTGGACCCCGTTCAACGTGGGCTACGGCCAGGTCGAGGCCCGGCTCCGCCCGCCGATTGAGCGTGGCGCGCCCACCCTCTGGGGCTGGATCGGCCCGCGTATCCGCGCCTTCTTTGCTGGCGAGGCCAGCTGA
- a CDS encoding alpha/beta hydrolase has product MPEVIFPGPEGRLEGRYHPQQGVKDAPIAIILHPHPQFGGTMNNRVVYNLHYTFHKMGFTVLRFNFRGVGRSQGEYDQGIGELSDAASALDYLQSMNTNAKHCWVAGFSFGAWIGMQLLMRRPEITGFISVSPPANMYDFSFLAPCPSSGLILNGTADRVAPPKDTHTLVEKLHEQKGITITHTEVEGAGHFFEDPYMDEMLGEVDTYVRRRLTETTR; this is encoded by the coding sequence ATGCCCGAAGTGATTTTTCCCGGCCCCGAGGGCCGGCTCGAAGGCAGGTATCACCCGCAGCAGGGTGTCAAAGACGCCCCCATCGCCATCATCCTGCACCCGCATCCGCAGTTCGGCGGGACGATGAACAACCGGGTCGTGTACAACCTGCATTACACCTTCCACAAAATGGGCTTCACCGTGCTGCGGTTCAACTTCCGCGGCGTGGGGCGCTCCCAGGGGGAATATGACCAGGGCATCGGCGAGCTGAGCGATGCCGCCTCGGCGCTGGATTACCTCCAGTCGATGAACACCAACGCCAAGCATTGCTGGGTCGCGGGCTTCTCCTTTGGTGCGTGGATCGGGATGCAGCTGCTGATGCGGCGGCCCGAGATCACCGGGTTCATCTCGGTCAGCCCGCCCGCCAACATGTATGACTTCTCCTTCCTCGCGCCCTGCCCCAGCTCGGGCCTGATCCTGAACGGCACCGCCGACCGCGTCGCGCCGCCGAAGGACACCCACACGCTGGTCGAAAAGCTGCACGAGCAGAAGGGCATCACCATCACCCACACCGAGGTGGAGGGCGCGGGCCACTTCTTTGAAGATCCCTACATGGACGAGATGCTCGGCGAGGTCGACACCTACGTGCGCCGCCGCCTGACCGAAACCACGCGCTGA